In Mongoliitalea daihaiensis, one DNA window encodes the following:
- a CDS encoding GNAT family N-acetyltransferase — protein sequence MIYQQAAAKELLENSDFLTAWETVWRDTGASVFQSRNFVLNWYSNFPDFPVILVTDWDGKSMSGLLTLTEQNGELLSAGLDLAEYQTWMLAPEKEQAFLEKLLTNWLQIFPDKLLHLKYLPASKSFLSIAQHVKWSKNLFFEAYEQPLMDVNQVDFLETELKKKNKKEKLNRLKRLGTLDFLEIHDQAQFESLLDEMILLNDFRKGAFYGKTYFMDEPERKEFLLRLFENNCLHVTVLMSNDQMISFNVGMKDAHTVYLQGLNGHHPKFSKYSPGILLFLMLGVHLNKTGYHCFDLTPGGADGYKKSLSTSIGTAYDCYMGSEQLIAKLKFKDKIKEFLKPRLQGKKIFGEEYDNLSNFRFKMKLKLKTLKSKLPISRAKEYTCFLNEETQVIPLEDFKWNVLKSKTSCTIHSNEYRDLFLYKEISSNRSIYSVLSDCMLRIENGQELYTIVEKNCLKGIAWYIPVDPKRKGGLLQDAIAYSYLQDPTVHQLDELVKKINQDFSDTVNGESMQVQIAAKNSLFGGN from the coding sequence ATGATCTATCAACAAGCAGCTGCAAAAGAATTGCTGGAAAATAGCGATTTTTTAACTGCTTGGGAAACCGTATGGAGAGATACAGGAGCAAGCGTGTTTCAATCCAGAAATTTTGTATTAAACTGGTATTCCAACTTTCCTGACTTTCCTGTTATTCTTGTAACCGATTGGGATGGGAAATCCATGAGTGGATTACTGACGCTCACTGAACAAAACGGGGAACTGCTAAGTGCAGGCTTGGATTTAGCAGAATATCAAACTTGGATGCTTGCGCCTGAAAAAGAGCAGGCATTCCTCGAGAAATTGCTGACAAACTGGCTTCAGATTTTTCCAGATAAGCTCCTACATCTCAAATACCTCCCTGCCAGTAAATCTTTTTTATCGATTGCACAGCACGTGAAATGGAGCAAAAACTTATTTTTCGAAGCATATGAACAACCCTTGATGGATGTCAATCAAGTGGACTTTTTGGAAACAGAACTGAAGAAAAAAAACAAAAAAGAAAAACTGAACCGATTAAAACGATTGGGAACCTTGGACTTTTTGGAGATTCACGATCAGGCCCAGTTCGAGTCCTTGCTTGATGAAATGATCCTTCTGAATGATTTCCGCAAAGGAGCCTTTTATGGGAAAACCTACTTTATGGACGAACCGGAACGAAAGGAGTTCTTGCTCCGATTATTTGAAAACAATTGCCTACATGTGACAGTGCTGATGAGCAATGATCAAATGATCTCCTTCAATGTAGGTATGAAAGATGCACATACAGTGTACTTGCAAGGATTGAATGGCCACCACCCCAAGTTTTCCAAGTATTCTCCTGGTATTTTATTGTTTTTGATGTTAGGTGTTCATTTGAACAAAACAGGTTATCATTGCTTTGACCTTACTCCCGGGGGGGCTGATGGGTACAAAAAATCCCTATCCACCAGTATAGGTACAGCCTATGATTGTTACATGGGTTCTGAGCAGTTGATTGCTAAGTTGAAATTCAAGGATAAGATCAAGGAATTTTTAAAACCGAGGCTACAAGGAAAGAAGATTTTTGGCGAGGAATATGATAACCTTTCCAACTTTCGATTCAAAATGAAGCTGAAGTTAAAGACTCTAAAAAGTAAGCTGCCCATCAGCAGGGCTAAGGAATACACCTGCTTTTTAAATGAGGAAACTCAAGTGATCCCTTTGGAAGATTTTAAATGGAATGTGCTTAAATCTAAAACTAGTTGTACGATTCATTCTAATGAGTATCGAGACTTATTTCTGTACAAAGAGATAAGCTCCAATAGATCCATCTACTCGGTACTCAGCGATTGTATGCTACGTATAGAAAATGGACAGGAGTTGTACACAATAGTAGAAAAAAATTGTTTGAAAGGGATTGCTTGGTACATCCCTGTTGACCCAAAAAGAAAGGGAGGATTACTTCAAGACGCAATAGCTTATTCATATTTACAGGATCCTACAGTTCATCAATTAGATGAACTTGTAAAGAAAATTAACCAAGACTTTTCAGATACCGTAAATGGAGAAAGTATGCAGGTGCAGATAGCTGCAAAGAATTCCTTGTTTGGAGGCAATTAA
- a CDS encoding polysaccharide deacetylase family protein — protein sequence MKIKNTIVNFHVIKNEGWMESILIMLKSNFQMIGTSKLLSYYYEFQSFENSCHITIDDGDQSVYTHLFPLIKKYQVPVSIYVSPHAIQTGQNFWFQEIKGYDYKQFLTYYMGLKSQKQTFINEKQVSGILKTLPVDEINAIIASYKKKFNIPDKKRLGMDLKQVQELNKSGLVTIGAHTMHHPILKNETNERVAWEIKDSVTQLSDLLNQEICCFAYPNGIPQLDFGTREINLLKEVGIKLAFSTESKNFDHSFDPLSIPRRGVTKGSKHFVHAKLLLGDYWEILKNVLKPNQEKDFRK from the coding sequence ATGAAAATAAAGAATACTATTGTCAACTTCCATGTAATAAAAAATGAAGGTTGGATGGAGAGCATTTTAATTATGCTAAAGTCTAACTTCCAGATGATAGGTACATCGAAGTTACTTTCTTATTATTACGAATTCCAATCTTTCGAAAACTCCTGCCATATCACCATCGATGACGGCGATCAAAGCGTATACACCCACTTATTTCCATTAATTAAAAAATACCAAGTCCCCGTTTCAATCTATGTTTCTCCCCATGCCATTCAAACTGGCCAAAACTTTTGGTTTCAGGAAATCAAAGGTTATGATTACAAGCAGTTTTTAACCTATTACATGGGATTGAAATCCCAAAAACAAACCTTTATCAATGAAAAACAGGTTTCAGGTATCTTGAAAACTCTTCCAGTAGATGAAATCAATGCCATCATAGCCTCCTATAAAAAGAAGTTCAATATACCGGATAAAAAGCGTTTGGGCATGGATTTGAAGCAAGTTCAGGAATTAAATAAATCTGGGCTAGTGACCATAGGTGCACACACTATGCATCATCCCATTTTAAAGAATGAAACAAATGAGCGGGTAGCATGGGAAATCAAAGATTCCGTTACCCAGTTAAGTGATCTACTGAATCAGGAAATTTGCTGTTTTGCTTATCCCAACGGTATTCCGCAATTAGATTTCGGGACACGGGAAATCAATCTGCTAAAAGAAGTAGGAATTAAACTGGCATTTTCTACTGAAAGTAAAAATTTTGATCATTCATTTGACCCTTTGAGTATTCCAAGAAGAGGCGTTACAAAAGGAAGTAAACATTTTGTACATGCAAAGTTGCTTTTGGGAGATTATTGGGAAATTCTAAAAAATGTCCTAAAACCCAATCAAGAAAAAGATTTTAGAAAGTGA